The Osmia bicornis bicornis chromosome 16, iOsmBic2.1, whole genome shotgun sequence genome includes the window CCCACCAGTCTTCGTTTGGGTCCACCGGGACCTccctttctttttgttttcttgaGACTTTCATTCTCTCTTCGATATTTTGAAGGAGGTTCCTTTCCTTTATCAAGTCGATTATCTGGTCTAGTATTTCGTCATGTGATTTGTTTTTGATTTCGTCCAAGAGTTTATAGTTTTCGCCTCTTATTCTACCGGTTAGCTTCTTTTTATGCATTTCTCTCTCGTGGTTGTATTCTTCGTACATCAACCTGGGCTGGGTCCTTTACCCATGGCCTTTGTCTTGCCCATGGTATTCTGTTCATAACCCTTACCCTGTCTTGTCTCTCCGCCTGTCGCATCTCCCTTTCCTGATTCCTGTCTGTGTACTTAAAGGATCCATATTTATTGTTCTGGTTGTAATTATCTCTTGTTCCATTACTTCTTTCATAGTCGCTTTCGTCGCTTGTGTCCTTGCTTTTATTTCTGTATGGTCCTCCTTTTCTTCTCCAATCGTTTATCGGTTCTCTTTTATTTGGGACTTCCAGTCTCTCCCAGTTTTCTTTTGGATATTTTTCACTCCTCCTGAGGTTTGGAAACTCTTTTATGCTTTCTATGTCTAAGTCAAATCTTCTTCCTACGCACTTGTCTCGCAATATGTCCCTAGCCTGTGTGTACGAGACATTCTTATATGCCATTGTCTTTTTTATCTCACTCTCCCTCTGGAACACCAGACACTCCCTCGCATTTGACCTATGGGCTTCACCACAGTTCACGCATTTTGGGGCATTCTTGCATTCTCCATGAAATTCGTTGGCACATATCATGCATCTCTTTGCTCTTGATTTACAAATCTTTTGTAGGTGTCCGTATTTGAAGCATCTGAAGCATTGCTTCACGCTCTCTACAAAGGGTTCTATTTTCAGCCATACGTGGCCCTGGCCAATATACAATCTCGTGGGCAAGGAATCGCCCTTGAAGGTGAGGAGTACCGCCTCACAGTCTTCCCACATAGCTCTGCCATCTCTCAATCTTCTCTTTTTTACAATTTCCCCGCATCCGCCCTCTGATTACCCACGATGCCTTTATGAGCCGGAACCCAGACAAACACCACAGGCGTCCTTTTACGAGTCACTTTTTCGTCACACGGTATGTTTTTTACTTACATAAATATCGTACAATTCTTTCAATATTCTTATAATTACTTCACtcctttttatatttttaatgtcACTTATACTTTTGTCTTTCGTAGCTTCAATCACTTTTAGGACACTCGCAGAGTCTGTGTACAGCAGTAATCTTCTTTCGTCTCCCGATTGGTTGTACCCCTTGAGCGCCTCCGCCACCGCTGTTGCCTCAGCAGTGAAGATTGTCGCTTCCGGGTCCATGCTGACTACTCTTTCTTCCCAGGTGTTGTTTCGTTTGGTTACCGTTGCAGCTCCCACCGATGCTGCGTCTTGCATTTTCGATCCATCGGTGTAGATTTCGACAAAGTTTTCATTTATGTTCCCGTAATGCTGTCTGGTTTCAGCCGGGACGCTTTCCAGTGCCATGTTGGGTAGTGCCATCATCTCGCCTGCGCGCCACTCAATCCAGGGTACAGGGCACCCCAGTATCTCGATCTCCGGTCTATCCGCTCCAGCCTTGGCCATGTTCATCAATCTCTcgttttttctaaaaattttcaacaagtAAGTCAAACTGCTATCTGGTTTATCTCGGAATCCCTCCCACGCTTTATTAAACCATTCTAAGAAGTCCCCTTTTCTGTTTCCTATTTTCCCCAGTAGGTATTTCCCTGTCAACATATTTATTCTAGTTTTGACCGATAGTATCGCTGCTTCTATGTGCATTACGTTTGTTGGCGTTGAAATCCTATATCCTATTGCTATTCTAATTCCtgcattttgtattttgtttgCTCTATCTATAATTTTAACGCTCCCATCTATATAAACTACTGCCCCATATTCAATCACCGATCTAACCAGAGCTTTGTACAGCATCAGCATGATATTTTGGTCTACCCCCTTCGCGATATGCGCGATATATCTAAGCACGTTTAGTCTATATTTAGCTACTTTTTCCACATGTCTTGTGTGTTCCttgaaataacattttttgtCGAAGATTATTCCTAAAAATTTTGCCTCGTTTGATTCAATTACATTAACATTTCCTACTCTAACAGAGACAGCCCCGTTAGTTCCGAATCCTGAGCTTCTGGTTCGTCTCCATCTATTGAAGTTAACTATGACTGTTTTTTCAGTTGACAATGTTAATCCTATTTTACCCagattttctattattttgtCTAAAgctatttcaattttacttACATTGCTTGATCTGTAATCATTTgttgatatatatatacctATGTCGTCCGCAAATTGAAGTTTGACTAGCTCTTCATCGTCTGTTCTTTCCATAACATCGCTCgtgtataatattatacaatattgGGCTTAACACCGACCCTTGGGGTAGTCCCCTTTTTACCGTACCTTCAGCTTCCTCATCGTTTCTTCGAGCCACCGTGGCCGTTCTGCTGTTCAGCCATCCTTTTATGTATCGGAAGATTTTTGTTGAGCATTTCTTCTTCATTAGATATCCACTCTAGGTGGGTCTCTCACCCATGGCCTCTCCCTTGCTGGTGGTATTCTGTTTAGAGTCTTGACTCTACCCTCTCTGTTAGCTTGTCTTAGTGCTCTTTCTTCGTTCCTATCCGTGTACCTAAACGCTCCATATTGTTCATCCCTTTTTTGGGAATATCTGTGTTCATTCTCATTATTTGGTCCTCTATTTACAGGTTTGTTCATATTTCTTCTATAGTCCCATTCGTTTATCGCTCCTCCTCTTTCAGGCACATTTAATTTCTCCCATCTTTCTACCTTGTTTTCGTATTTATTTTTGAGTTGGGGGAATTCCTTCTCACTATCGATATCTAAATCAAACTTGCGTCCTGTATATTTGTCTCTTAATAGGCCCCTCGCTTGTGAGTATGACACGTTTTTATAAGCCATtgtcttctttatttcattttccctCTGATAAATAAGACACTCCCTTGCATTTGATCTATGGATTCCTCCGCAATTTATACATTTTGCTTCTTTTTTGCACTCCCCATGGTACTCTTCAGCGCATATCATGCACCTTTTCCCCTTTGCCCTGCAATCCTTTTGTAAATGCCCAAACCTAAAACACCTGAAACACTGCTTTATGTTTTCTATGAATGGCTCTATCTTCAGCCATACGTGCCCCTGTCCTATGTAAACTCTCGTTGGGAGTGAATCTCCCTTGAATATGAAAAGAACTGCATCACTTTCCTCCCATACTGCCTTTCCGTCCCTGagctttcttcttttcaatctctttatttcatattcgCCCTGGCCTGGCATTATACAATCCTGGAGTTCTTCCAACGATCCCTCCCAATCTTTCGTCACTCCTCTTCTTGTTCTTTTCCTCTTTGGTACATATGCCTCGTACCCTGTTTCCTTCCTTCTCCCATACTCAATAACATTATTAGCCTCTCTTCTAGATCTCGTCGTTATTTCTGCTCTTGAGAATGCCACCATTCTTATCTCCGTTATTTTCACACCTAAAACAGTTATTGCATTATAGATTTTTACCAAATTATATTTCCTTTTAGTAGAAATTTTGTCTTTGTTTAGATTAACGCATACCGTGTATTCTCCGCTTTCTAGGTCCTCGCCATATATATTTTCACTTTCATTGTTCACCTTATTGTATGTGTGCTCTCTTACCTTTGTTTCTCCGTTATTCGTATCTTCCAATTTGTTTTCCTTATTCGTTATATCCTTGGTCTTGCCTTGTTCGTCAATGatctttattttcttgtttaA containing:
- the LOC123988579 gene encoding uncharacterized protein LOC123988579: MVAFSRAEITTRSRREANNVIEYGRRKETGYEAYVPKRKRTRRGVTKDWEGSLEELQDCIMPGQGEYEIKRLKRRKLRDGKAVWEESDAVLFIFKGDSLPTRVYIGQGHVWLKIEPFIENIKQCFRCFRFGHLQKDCRAKGKRCMICAEEYHGECKKEAKCINCGGIHRSNARECLIYQRENEIKKTMAYKNVSYSQARGLLRDKYTGRKFDLDIDSEKEFPQLKNKYENKVERWEKLNVPERGGAINEWDYRRNMNKPVNRGPNNENEHRYSQKRDEQYGAFRYTDRNEERALRQANREGRVKTLNRIPPARERPWVRDPPRVDI